The Pseudophryne corroboree isolate aPseCor3 chromosome 2, aPseCor3.hap2, whole genome shotgun sequence genome has a segment encoding these proteins:
- the LOC134991232 gene encoding uncharacterized protein LOC134991232 has product MTDNFPSTADEPSVMPHILTLDNPSMVDEPSMLHHDATVDHATMLDQPSMLQHTSTVDDTSFVAEPSMLKHSARVDDHSTVDQTSMMQEYSSVVHSSTTVETSTVNETSMRQEQSTMDDPFTEDGNSTMLNPLMLDKAIESNMVTATQTQDNINEEPVLHSQKSNIDTEDTNQVELNAETAHSSVIAHGLQDQFLDSTNQECEVSRSQTISQQDSLKEAMQLIERNRNEEMKRIEHQINQLNNNIQILNTTQRQQNQALVTLANFYDHLVSSQNVAAINYQQMQHSINQMLAWQYETITITRMISTFI; this is encoded by the exons atgacagacaattttccttcaactgcggatgaaccatcagtgatgccacatattttaacattGGACAATCCTTCCATGGTGGACGAACCATCAATGCTGCATCATGATGCAACAGTGGACCATGCTACCATGTTGGACCAACCATCAATGCTGCAACATACTTCGACAGTGGATGATACTTCCTTTGTGGCCGAACCATCAATGCTGAAACATTCGGCAAGAGTGGATGATCATTCCACGGTGGACCAAACATCAATGATGCAAGAATATTCTTCTGTGGTTCACAGTTCCACTACGGTAGAGACTTCCACGGTAAATGAAACATCCATGAGGCAAGAACAATCAACAATGGATGATCCTTTCACGGAGGATGGAAATTCAACCATGCTAAACCCTTTAATGTTAGATAAAG CCATAGAAAGCAACATGGTGACTGCCACACAGACACAGGATAACATTAATGAGGAGCCTGTATTGCACAGCCAGAAAAGTAATATTGATACAGAAGATACCAACCAGGTGGAATtgaatgcagagactgcacattctaGTGTAATTGCCCATGGTCTTCAAGACCAATTCCTGGACTCTACAAATCAAG aatgtgaagttagcagatcacaaaccattagccaacaggattctttaaaggaagccatgcagctaattgagaggaatagaaatgaagaaatgaaaagaattgaacatcaaataaatcagctgaataataatatacagattctcaacacaacacaaagacaacagaatcaagcacttgtcactcttgcaaatttttacgatcatcttgtttcatcacagaatgtggcagcaatcaactaccaacagatgcagcacagtataaatcaAATGCTAGCATGGCAGTATGAGACTATTACCATCACACGCATGATTTCCACTTTCAT ATAA